The sequence GTGGTGAACGCGTTGCTGGACGAGACGAAGCTGTCCAAGGCGGAGCTGGAGCGCATGGCGGAGCGCATCCGCGAGGCGCACGCGGAGGAAGAGGAGGAGGCCCGATGATCGAGTGGCTGGCGGGGGCCGGCGAGTTCGCGCTCGCGGTGACGCTCAAGGCGTCGCTGCTCGTGGTGCTGGGATTCCTGGCGGCGGCGTTGCTGCGCGACCGGAGCGCGGCGCAGCGCCACCTGGTGTGGAGCGTCGCCCTCGCCGCGGCGGCCGCGATGCCGCTGCTGCAGCTCGCCCTGCCGAGCATCGAGGTGGCGGTCCTCCCCGCGCCAGTCTCCGCGCCGGCAAGCGTGGTCGTGGCGAACCCCGTGGCACCGGCGGCGGTCGAGGTACGGTCGGCGCCGGTGAGCACGACCGCTCCCGCCGCCGCGCCCGCGCTGCCAAGTCCTACCGTGCTGCTGGCGGGGCTGTGGCTGCTGGGTGTGCTCGCGCTGAGCGTACGGCTGGCGGCGGGCGTGCTGCGCGTGTGGTGGATCGAGCGCCGCTCCAGCGAGGTGACCGACGACGCGTGGGTGCGGCTCACCGACACCCTTTCGCGGCGGCTGAAGCTGGGGCGCATCGTCACCCTGCTGCGCGCCGAGCCCGCGGCGGTGCCGATGACGTGGGGCGTATTCCGGCCGGTGGTGGTGCTCCCCGGCGAGTCGGCGGAGTGGGACGAGGAGCGGCGCACGGTGGTGCTGGCGCACGAGCTGGCGCACGTGCGGCGCTGGGACGCGCTCACGCAGTGGGTGGCGCACGTTGCGGTGGTCGTCCACTGGTACAACCCGCTGGTGTGGATGGCCTCGCGCCGCCTGCACGACGAGCGCGAGCGCGCCTGCGATGACGCGGTGCTCGCCATCGGCGCGCGTCCCTCCGCCTACGCGGACCACCTGCTGACGCTGGTGCAGTCGCTCGGCCGCTCCGAAGGGCCGGTGGCCGCGCTCGCGATGGCGCGCCGGTCGCAGTTCGAGGGGCGCCTCCTGGCCATCCTGGACCGCGCCATCCCCAGGCGCGGCGTGTCGCGCACGGCGCTGGCGTCCTCGGTGGTGCTCGCCCTGGCCGCCGCGGCGCCGCTCTCCGCGCTCCGGGCCACGCAGCGGACCGCGCCGGCTTCGCAGAATCACGCGCGCATGCCGTCGGCGACGCTGCCCGTAGCATCCACGGCCGCGCCCGGGGCGGGTCGCGCGCAAACGTCTGCCCGGACGGTGAAAGGCATGCCGGGTGCGCCGTCCACGACCGCGCTTCCGCCGGCCGCAACCGTCGCGGGCCGGGACACGGGTGACGTTTCGGAGATGCTGGCGGCCGTGGGGTTGATCGGCTCGTCGGAGGAGCGGACCCGGGTGCTGATCGACCTGCTGACGTACCGGCGGCTCTCCCCCGGCGAGTCCGTCACGTTCCTGGAAAGGGCGGGCGAGATGGAGTCCGCGAACAGCGTGCACCGCGTGCTGGTGGCCGCCCTCGACCACCTTCCGATCGGCGAGCGGCGCGTGCGCGACGCCTTCTTCCGCGCCTTGGAGGGGATGGGCTCCAACGCGGAGAAGCGGGACGTGCTGATCGCGGCGCTGCAGCGCTACGGCGATGATGTGGCGCTCGCCTCCGCCGTCTTCCGCGCGACCCACACCATGTCGTCGGACGCCAACCGGCGGGAGGTGCTGGTCGCCGGGGTGCAGGCGCGCCGGGTGGACGCCCGCACCCGCGGCGACTTCATGGCGGCGCTGGCGGCGATCCAGTCGGACTACGAGCGGTCGATGGTCGTCACCGCGCTCGGTGGGATGCCCGGCCCCACGACGACGACCGCGGCCGGCGGTGCCGTCTGGAACAGCACCACCACGCACCGTCACATCGAAGACGAAGTGGAGCGTTACCGGACCGTGCTCGCCGCGCGCAAGGTGCGCCTCAGCCCCGCGCGCGACGAGATCGCCGCGATCGCCGCGGGCGGCTCGTTCACGCTGCACGAGACGCGTGCGGACGGGGGCAGCTCGCGGTCGCTCAAGGTGACGCCTTCCGCGTCCGGAGCGCTGCAGTACGAGTACCGTGTGGATGGCGCCGCGCGCCCCTTCGACGCCAGCGCCCGCACCTGGATGCGGGAGCTGATCCGCTCCAGCGCCAACTAGCGGAAGAGGCGCGTCCTCTCCCCGTAGCTCCAGTACACGAGTGCTGATTTTTCGGCGGAGGAAATGGTCTCACGCAAAGGCGCGAAGCCGCAAAGAAAGTTGATCTGCGTCTTTCCTTAGCGTCTTTGCGCCTTTGCGTGACATCCATTTCCTCTCAAATGCCGGAAAACGTTTTCTGAACCGTCGTGAGTGCTGAAAATTCGGCACTGGTCCGCTACCCCAAAGGCACACCGATGCGATCCCTCTCCTGGTGGTACACGATGGCGGCGGCGCTGGCCGTCCTGGCGCTCCCCGCGGCGGCGCAGGATGCGGCGCCCGCGCGCAAGCAGGCGCGGGCAGAGCGCATCGCCGGGCGCGCGCCGGTGATCGACGGGCGGCTGGACGACGAGGCGTGGAGCGCCGCCACACCCATCACCGACTTCACCCAGAAGCTCCCCACCGAAGGCGCGGCGCCCACCGCGGCGACCGAGGTGCGCATCCTCTTCGACGCCGCGTACGTCTACGTGGGCGCGCGGATGCAGGCGGTGCCGGAGGGGATCCGCGCGCCGCTCACCCGGCGCGACGTGCCGCTGCTGGCGGAGCACATCCGCGTCTCCTTCGACACGTACCTGGACCGCCGCACCGCGTACAGCTTCGGCGTGACGGCGGCGGGCGCGCGCATCGACGGCTACCACGGCGGCGACAGCGAGTCGATGGACTTCAAGTACGAGCCCGTCTGGGAGGTGCGCACCGCGCGCGACTCGGCGGGGTGGACGGCGGAGCTGCGCATACCGCTCAGCCAGCTTCGCTTCATCGCGCGCCCCGAGCAGACGTGGGGGCTCAACATCACCCGCTGGATCCCCAGCCGCGAAGAGAGCCTGTACTGGGTCGTCATCCCCGCCAGTCAGAGCGGCTACGCGTCTCGCTTCGGCGAGCTCACGGGGCTCAGCGGGGTGCGCCCGGTGCGCCGCATCGAGGCGATGCCGTACGTATCTACCGGCGCGACGCTGCGCAGCGGCGTGGACCCCGCCGATCCGTTCACCGACGCGCGGGAGGGCGCCGTACGCGCCGGCGCGGATCTCAAGGTGGGCCTGGGATCGAACCTCACGCTCGACGCCACCGTCAACCCGGACTTCGGGCAGGTGGAGGCGGACCCGGCCGAGGTGAACCTGGGCGTGTTCGAGACCTTTTTCGGCGAGAAGCGGCCCTTCTTCACCGAGGGGAGCCAGCTCCTCTCGGGCGGCGGCAACAGCTACTTCTACTCCAGGCGCATCGGCGCGGCGCCGCGCGGCGCGGCCAGCGGCGACTTCGTGCGGCGGCCGGACGACTCCACCATCCTCGGCGCAGCCAAGCTGACGGGGCGCCTCCCCTCCGGCCTCTCGGTTGGCCTGCTGGGCGCGGTCACGGACCGGGAGCGGGCACGCGTCTACCACGCGGACGAGGACAGCGTGGCGCTGGTGGACGTGGAGCCGCGCACGGCGTACGCGGTGGGAAGCGTGCAGCAGCAGATCGGGAAGAGCGGCTCCACCATCGGCGCGACCCTCACCGCGGTGGCGCGGGACCTGGAGGGCGGCTCCCCGCTGGCGGCGCGCCTCCCCGCAGGCGCGTGGAGCGGCGGGGTCGATTGGGACCTGCGCTTCGGCAAGGGCGCGTACCAGGTGAGCGGCTTCGCGGGCGGAAGCCACGTGCGCGGCGACTCGCTGGCCGTGCTGCGGCTCCAGCGGAGCTCCGCGCGCTACTTCCAACGCCCCGATGCCGGCCACCTGGAGGTCGACCCGTCGCGCACCTCGATGGCGGGGTACACGGGCGGGCTGACCGTGGCGCGCATCAGCGGCGAGCACTGGCTGTGGAGCACCGGCGCCAGCGTGGAGTCGCCGGGGCTGGAGCTGAACGATGCGGGGCAGCTCGCAACCGCAGACGACATCAGCGCGTACGCCCAGCTCCAGTACCGGCAGACGAAGCCGCGCGGCGCCTTCCGCAGCTACGACGTGTTCCTGACCTCCGACGCGGAGTGGAACCTGGACGGCGTGCGCATGGGCGGCGCGGTGGCGCTGGACGCGGTCGGCACCTGGCGCAACCGCTGGCGCAGCGACTTCAGCGCCTTCTACCAGCCCCGCGCGCAGAGCGTGAGTGCGTCGCGCGGCGGGCCGCTGGTGGGGACGCGGGCGCAGTGGGCCGTCATCAACCGGCTGGCCAGCAGCAGCGCGGCGCGGTTCCGCTGGAACGGGCGCGTCTACTACGGCGAGAACGAGGACGGGCGCGCGACGTACCGGCTGAGCGGCGGCGTCGCGTTCCGCCCCGGCCCGCGCTGGCAGCTCTCCATCGACCCCAACTACCTGCGCACCACCCCCGTCCGCCAGTACGTCGCTACGCTGAACGATGGGCCGGAGGCGACGTTCGGGAAGCGCTACGTCTTCGCGTCGGTGGGGCGCAGCGAGTTCTTTGCGCAGATCCGCCTCAACTACCTCTTCACCCCGGACCTGTCGCTGGAGTTCTACGCCGAGCCGTTCGCGTCCAGCGGGCGCTACCACACCTTTGGCGAGCTGCCGTCGGCGGGGAGCCACGAGCTGGCGCTGTACGGAAGCGACACCACGCGCGTGCGGCGCGAGGGGAACTCCACGCGCGTCTTTGGCGCCCCGCGCGACGCGGTGGTGGAGGACTTCAACGTGCGCTCCTTTCGAAGCAACGCGGTGCTGCGCTGGGAGTGGCGGCGCGGAAGCTCGCTCTTCGTGGTCTGGCAGCAGGACCGCGCCGGCGAGCGCGACGAGATCGCTCCCGTCGGCGTGCGCTCGCTGGCGGAAGCGCTGGACGCGCCCGGCGACCACCGCCTTGCGATCAAGATGACGTACTGGATTCCGGTGCGGTGAAAACGGATGGCCTCACACAGAGCCACAGAGGCAACGGCAAGGGCACAGAGAGAACCCCTCTGGCTGTTCTTGCCTTGCCCCTCTGTGGCTCTGTGTGAGACCCCTTTGGATCTACTGTGGGAGGTACTGCCGCGGGATCGGGCGCGCGGCGGTCTCGGCGGCCCAGTAGACGGAGACGACCCACCAGCGCGTGCCGTCGTTCACGAGCTGGATGCTGTTGATGCCGCGCGTCCGCACCGTGTCCGCCTCACCGCCTCCTTCGTAGGTGCTGAAGACGTGCGCGATGGGGCCGTACTCGTCCACCTTGCGCGAGATCTCCCGCTCGCGGAAGCCGATTCGCTCCAGCACCGGCCCGGTGACCGCGATGTAGTCGTTGACCTCGAGTAACCGCATCCCGGTGCTGCCGTTGGGCCGCGTGCCGGTGGGGATCAGCTTGCCGCCGGGGATGAAGAGCGAGCGCATGCGGTCCCAGTCGCGCCGCGCGCCCACCGGCCCGGAGATCACGTCGTAGAGCGCCTTGATGATCGCGTCGATGGAGCCCACGTCCTCCGCCTTTGCAGCCGTGGCGGACACGGCGACGGGGTGCGGAACGGGCTGCGGGGGCGTGGCCTGCGCAAAGAGCGCCGGCGCCGGTGCCGCCAGCGCCGTGAGGGCGAGAAGGACGAAGGTGCGCATGGGCGATTCCGTTCTGGAGGGTGGATTTCCCGGCCGCGCCGGGGCAGTCGCACGATGATAGTGCCGGGGACGCTATGGAAGCCAGGCAGATGCTCGGGTGAGCGGAAGCCAACTCACCCGAAGCCATCTCCATTGGTCTCCCGCATTGCCCTGGGCGCCCCCGCCGAGCTCATCGCCCGCAACATCCCGAGCGCCGCCTCCATGTGCTACGACGCCGGCGCGAACCAGCTCGTGATCCCCATGAACCCGAACAACGGCCTCGCCTTCGTGCCGCTTCCGTGATCGCCCCAGGCTAACTGTAAACCTGAGCGGGACCGACGAACTCTCGGCGGCACGCGTGGTCGCGGTGTGTACGCTGAAGCTGGAATCGGCGGGGGGAATCAATAGGAATGCTGCGCGCTTACGATTGTGGCTGAAAGGTGATCGGGATCTGCACCAGCACCTTCACCGGGCGGTCGTTCACCTTGGATGGGCTGAATCGCATGCGCTCCACCACCTTCTTGGCCGCCTCGGAGAACTGCTCGTTGTCGCTGGACACGACCTCGATGGTCGTGGGGTCCACGCGGCCGTCCTCGTTCACGCGGAAGCTGAGCATCACCGTGCCGCCGACGCCTGCGTCACGAAGCAGCGGCGGGTAGTTCCGCTCCAGCGCGCGCGCCACGTCGCTGCCGTTGGAGAGCGAGGGCTTCACCTCCACCGAGGAGATATCGTAGACACCCGCGTCGTCTTGAGGAGCGGACTGGCCGGGCGTGTCCACGTAGGAGGGAGCCGGTTCGTCCGCAGGGTACGAACCCCTGGGCTCATCGGAACGATCTTGGTTGCTGACGGAACGAGGCTTTTTCTTAACGGGTCGGGAGCGGACCTCCGGAGGCGAAGAGTTCGAATAATCATCGGTAGGCGGCGGAACCCCAACGATACCCTCGGGCGGTCCGGTTAACCCCTCTCTGATCAGTGGCGCTCCCACACTGACGCTCCCAATCCAGAAAGCGAGAGCGAGCAGTCCGACCGCGGCCAGTGCGGTGTTGACCAGAGCAGTTGAGTGCGACGGGTGTGCCGATTTCCGGCCGTACGCCGTGTGCGCCCCCGGCGCGAGGTGCCGGGAGTCGGCAATCACCGGGTTCGGGTGGGCCGTTGCCTCCCTTCGTCCGCGATGCTGCCGAGTTGGTGGAGGCGCCAAGTCCGCCGTTCCGGCGAGCGCGGCGGCAAACTGCCCTGCGTCTGCGAAGCGATCTTCCGGCCGTGGGGCCAGCGCACGCCGTAGCGCCTCTTCCAGGAAGCTCGGGCATGCTTGAGAGAAGCCCAGCAGCGGCGGGTCGGCTCCCTGTGACATTGCAAGGAGTTGCTCCTGCGAGTACGGCGGCACCCCCGTAAGCGCGAAGTAGCCCGTCATTCCCAGGCTGAACACGTCCGAAGACGGGCGAATCTCTTCCACGCCCCGCCACTGCTCAGGTGACGCGTAGCCGGGCGAGAGGGGGTGCCGCCCGAACATGGTGAAGTGGGTGGCTGTACCGGCCTGTTCCGCCGCTTTCGCGATGCCGAAGTCGAGTACGTGCACGTGATGACGTGCAGACGCACCGCGGCTGGAGAGGAACAGGTTCGCTGGTTTGAGGTCGCGATGGACGAGCCCCACCTGATGACCGGCGTTTACGCCATCCGCGGCTTGTGCGAGGATGTCGGTTACCTCGTCCGGTGGCAGTGGCCCACCTTTTTTTACCCGCTGGCCGAGATCCTGGCCGACCAGGTGTTCCATCACCAGAAATTCCAGGTCGAGTCGCTCGTCGCTCAAAAAGTCATGGACGGTCACCACGTTGGGATGGTGCAGGCTCGCCGCGATCCGAGCCTCCCGTCGGAATCGCGCCCGGGCGGCGGCGCCTGCCTCTCCGTCCTCGGCGATCGTCACCGCCTTGAGCGCGACGTGTCGCTCGAGGGTAGTGTCCATGGCGAGATAGACCGCTCCCATGCCTCCGCGACCAAGAAGCGAAATTATGTGGTAGCGCTGGCCGACCGTCTGGCCGAGAAGGAGGCGATACATGGGTTCCGGGGATATTCAGGCAAGCGGTATTCTATTGCGCCCGAGAATCTTGCGCGGTCTTGCCGGATGGGCAAGCGCCGCCACGCATGGCGGCTCGTCAAGTTCAGCACTGCGATTGGACGCGGGCGCGTCGCCGCGGGTCAGCGCTCGGGCGGCACGGGGCGGCGCTCGTAGCGGACGCGCTTGGTCATCTTCCACTGCGCGGAGTCGCTCGCCACGTCCAGGTCGGCGACGAGCTCGCGGGCGGAGACGCGCACGAAGGTGATGGTGCCGCGCACGTCGCGAGGGCCCGGGCGGGCGGGGTGGCCGATACGCTGGTACTCCGCGCGGGCGGCGGGATCGGGGAGGCGGAGCACGGTGCCCTCGCGGACGCGACCCTCGTCCACCTCCCAGATGAAGTTCTCGCCGCCGACGGCGAAGGGGAGCGGGTAGTGCACGAAGCGCCACCGCTCGAACACCATCCGATCTCCCGGCGTGGCGAGGGTGATCCCCACCGGACCCGTGGCGATCTGCGCGCCCGAATAGGCGCGCTCCCATCGCTGTATGCACCCCGCCTGGACGAGCGCGACGACCAGGACCGTCCCCCGGAAGATGCGCCGCATCTGCCTCCCTCCGTCTGATCGGTGGATGATCGCCGTCCGCGCCCCCACGGAGCCGCGCCGCCGGGTGTGCGGCAACAAAATGCGCATCAACGAGTTCCGCGTCCAGCAGATCGAAGCATCGAGCCGACCGCCCCCTTCCTCCAGAAGTTCGCCGAAAATTCCGGCCGAGGCCAACACAACCGTCCGCACCGTTCGCGCGTCCAAGGCAGGTGCGCTCCGACGACCGTCGCGGCGCCGCATCGTCCCCCCCGGAGGAGAAACGACCATGCGCTGGATGAACCGAGTCCGACCACGGCGATGGGGCGCGGAGATGGCGGCGGACGTGCGCTACGCGATGCGCGGGCTGCGCAGGAGCCCGGGCTTCACCGCGACCGCCGTGCTCACGCTGGCGCTGGGGATCGGCGCCAGCTCGGCGGTGTTCAGCGCGGTGAGCACGGTGCTGCTGGCGCCCCTCCCGTACCCGCACCCCGAGCGCCTGGTGCGCATCTACCACCAGAACTCCGGCTTCGACCGCGGCACCCTTTCCGCCGCGGACTGGCAGGGGATCAGGGAGCAGCAGCGCAGCTTCGAATCCGTCGCGCTCTTTCGCACGGGCGGCGCGGCGCTCACCACGCGCGAGGGCGCGGAGTGGGTGAAGGTAGGGTGGGGCACCGCCGGCCTCTTCCGGACGCTGGGCGTGCGGATGGCGCGCGGCGGCGGCTTTCGCGAGGGCGACGACCGCACCGGCGCCGCGCTCAAGGTGGTGGTCGGCGACGAGTTCGCGCGGCGCCACTTCGGCGGCGCGGACCCGGTCGGCCGGCCGCTGGTGCTGGACCGGGTGAGCTACACCGTGGCGGGCGTGCTGCCGCCCGGCGTCAGGGAGCTGGCGGGGGTGGAGGCCGAGGTGTGGCCGATCCTGCAGCCCCCGGTGCCCACGCGCCGCGGCCCGTTCGGGCTGCACGGCATCGGGCGGCTGCGCGCGGGGGTGACGCAGGAGGCCGCCGCGCGCGAGCTGGCCGGGATCAGCGCGCGCGTGGTGGCGCAGTGGGCGAATGGCGCGCCGGACCGCTCCGTCCGCTACACGCCGGTCCCCCTGCGCGACGTGCTGCTGGGCGACGCGGGGCGCTCGCTGCGGCTGTTCGGCGGCGCGGTCTTCCTCGTCCTGCTGATCGCCATCGCCAACGTCGCCAACCTGGTGCTGGTACGCGCATCGGGACGCGGGCGCGAGATCGCGGTGCGCACGGCGCTGGGCGCACCGCGCGAACGGCTCGCGCGCATGCTGCTGACCGAGAGCCTGGTGCTGGGCGGGCTCGGCGGCGTGGCAGGAGTCGCGGTTGCGGCGCTGGGGCTGAAGGCGCTCGCCACCGTCGGTCCACGGCTCCCGCGCATCGAGGAGGCGAGCCTGGACCTGCGCGTGATGGCGTTCAGCGTCGCGGCGGGGCTGCTGAGCGGCGCGCTGGTCGGCACCTATCCGCTGGTGGCGGGGATGTCGCGCTCCATCGCGGCCTCCCTGCGCAGCGGCGACCGCGGAGCTGGCGCCGGACGCGGGACGCAGCTCTTTCAGGGCGCGCTCGTGGCGGGCGAGTTCGCGCTTGCGCTGCCGCTCCTGTTGGGCGCCGGCCTCCTCCTCCACTCGTTCGTGAACCTCCAGCGGGTGGACCCCGGCTTCGATCCGGACCGCGTGCTCACCGCTCGCATCTCCCTTCCCGAGGCCGCCTACGCGGAGCCGGCCGAGATGCTGCGCTTCTGGGACGAGGCGCTGCGCTCGGTGAAGGGGCTGCCCGGTGTGGAAGAGGCCGGGCTCACCACCTCGCTCCCACCCGACAACGGGGGCGACAGCAACAACTTCGACCTCGTGGAGCGCCCCGTCGCCCCCGGCGAGTCGGAGCCGTCGGTACCTTGGGCGCTGGTCACGCCGGAGCTGTTCGGCGCGCTGGGCGTGCCGCTCGTGGACGGGCGCATGCTGGAGCGGCGCGACGACTCCCCCGATCGCCCCGTGGTCGTTGTGAGCCGGTCGTGGGCGCGGCGCTACTTTCCCGGCGAGAGCGCGGTGGGGAAGCGCATGTACGTGGGCGGGTGCCGCGAGTGCCCGCCGTCGACCGTCGTGGGTGTGGTGGGGGACGTGAAGTACTCCGGGCTGGCCGAAGGTGCCGAGTCGGTTTATGAGCCCGCGCGCCAGAATCCGGGCTCCACCCTCAGCCTGGTGGTGCGCGCCAGCGTGTCGCCCGAGAGCCTCGCGGAGCCGATCCGGCAGCGGATCCGCGCGGTGGACCCCGGCGTGCCGGTGCGGGACTTCGCCACGATGGGAGAGCGGCTCTCCACCTCCATCGCCACCCCGCGCAGCCTGGCGTGGCTGCTGGGCGCCTTCGCCGCGGCGGCGCTGGTGATGGCGGCGCTGGGGGTGTTCGGGGTGATGTCGTACGCCGTCGCGCAGCAGCGCCGCGAGATCGCCGTGCGCATCGCACTGGGTGCCGATGCGCCGCGCGTGGTGCGGATGGTGATGCGGCGCGGGATGGTGCGCGCGGCGGCGGGGCTCGCGGTGGGCGCCGTCGTCTCCATCGGGGCGATGAGTGCGGTGGAGGCGATGCTCTTTGAGGTGCGCACCACCGATCCTGCCACGATGGCCATCGCGACGGCGCTGCTGCTGGGGGTGGCGGTGGTGGCGTGCTGGGTTCCAGGCCGGCGCGCGGCACGGATCGATCCCGCGCGGGCGATGGCGGCGGAGTGATTGGGGGGGCAGGCTGGGTGAGCCTGGGGACCGGCGGTTGAAACCGCTGCAACAACCGCGGGAAGCCTGCCTTCGCAGGCTGCGCGAGCGAGGGCGGCGCCGGATCGCCGGCGCCGTGTCGCCGGGGGGGTGAATCGCCGGCGCCGCATCGCCGGGGATGAGTCGCCGGGGGATGAATCCCCCGGCTGGAACTACGCGAAGGCGGCTGAAGCCGGCTCGTGCGATTCGGGCGTGGCGGTGGAGGCGAGGGCGGCCGTGGGGCCGAGATGCGCGATCTTGAGCGAGTGCTTCTCGGCGCCTCAGTGTGCCCGTGCGATCAGGATGAGCGAGGCCGGGTCGCCGGTCTCGGGGTGGAGCGGCTCGCTCACGAAGTCGACGCCGAGGCCCGCTTGGCGCAACGCGTGGAGCGAGGACTCCAGCGTACGGTAGTACCAGGGCATGGGCTCGGTGAACCCGCTCCCGAACGCGGCGAACCGCTCCGTGCGCCACCCGTCGCGGTACGGCTCGTCGCCGCGGGCGGACCAGGGGTGGACGGTCTGGATGATGAGCGTTCCGCCGGGCTTCAGCAGCGCGCGTGCGCCGAGGAGCGCGTCGTCGAGGGGGTCGCCGAGGAGCGAGAAGTTCGCGACGACGACGTCGAACGGGCCGCCGAGGCGGGCGGATGCGGCCGCGAGCTCCGCGTAGGAGCAGACGTGGAACTCGGCGCAGCCGGCCTCGCGCGCCGCCTCCACCAGCGGCGCCGATGCATCGACGCCCACCACCTCCACACCTGCGGCGGCGAGCGCCCGCGCCAGCCATCCCTCGCCGCAGCCGAGGTCGAGGACGCGGCGGGGGACGAGCGCCAGCACCGCGTCCACCACAGCTTGGTCGGTGACGAGGCGGCGCGTGGCGATGCGACCGTCGCGCACCGCCTCCGTCCACGCCGCGGCGTTGGTCTCCCAGCTTCGCTCGATCTGCCGCAGCGTGTCGTCCGTCATTTGGCGAGGGGTTGAGGGTGGGTCGGCCATCCCGGCTCGCGAGCCCTTCGCACTTGCGTGGAAGTCGGGTGCTGGGCATGGTGGGAGGCTCAACCGGCCGCCCACTCCCACGCCCCGAGTCCGCCCAAGATGCCGCCCGTATCCGACCTGCTGGCCTTCATGGCGGCCACGCTCGCGCTGAACGTCACGCCCGGCCCCGACATGCTGTACGTGATCGCGCGCAGCGTGGGGGAGGGAAGGCGCGCGGGCGTGGTCTCGGCGCTGGGCATATCGACGGGGACGCTCTTCCACACGGCGGCGGTGGTGCTCGGGGTGTCGGCCTTCCTGGTCGCCTACCCCACCGCGTACGACCTGCTGCGCTATGCGGGCGCCGCGTACCTGGCGTGGCTGGGCGTGCGCGCACTCCGCACGCCCGCCCGCGAAGGCGCCGAGCCGGACGTGGCGCCGGCGGAGCTGCCCGCGATCTTTCGGCAGGGAGTCATCACCAACGTGCTGAACCCCAAGGTGGCGATCTTCTTCCTCGCCTTCCTCCCGCAGTTCGTGGATGCGGGGCGCGGGAGCGTCACCGCGCAGCTCCTCGTCCTCGCGGCGCTCTTCATCACCTCGGGCACCCTCGTCAACGTCGCCGTCGCGCTCGCCGCCGGCCATGCCCGCACCGCCGCCCGCCGCGCCGTGGCCTCTGGAGTGCTCCCGCGCGTCACGGGTTTCGTCTTCCTCGCCCTCGCGCTGCGCCTGGCAATCGTCCGCTGACGGCCCCACGCGGAGACGCGGAGACGCAGAGAGAGCTCAGCGCCTCTCCCCGCGTCTCCGCGCCTCCGCGTGAGATTGCGGTTTGTTCGATGACGATCACTCTCGGCGGTCAGCGCTTCCCGCGCGTCCCTCTGATCATCCGAGAGCCTTGCACGAGCAGGTACGCGGCAAAGATCGTGGCGAGCGCGATGATGCCGTAGAACCAGAAGGGCTCCTGTGCGGCCACGATCCATTCGGACTCCGATGGCGGCGCATATTCCCGGCGAGCGTCGAGCGTTCCGCTGCGCAGCGCGTTGACCACCACGACGAAAAGCGCCACGCCACCGACGACGAAAACGCTGCCTATCGCGGCGAGAATTCGTTCGTCTCTGTTCTTCATCGAAAGTATGAGATGTTGAGGAGGGTGGATCTCTCTCGATGTCTCCGCGCCCATCTCAACCGTGACGCGGCAGGGAAACGGTGAAGGTGGTGCCTTGCTCCGCGCTGGAGGCGACCTCGATGCTGCCCTGGTGCGCCTGCACGATCTGCTGCGCGATGTACAGGCCCAGCCCGAGGCTCGCCTGCGGGCCACCCGCCACGGGCTCCACCACCTTGTTCCGGGGCTTCATCGGGTTGAAGATCCCGTTCAGGCGATCCTTGGGAATCGGCTTGCCGCGGTTGTGGATGGAGATCTGGACCGTGTCGTCCGCGCCCTCCACCTCCACGCAGACCAGGGAGCCGTCCTCGCCGTGCTGCACCGCGTTGCCGATCAGGTTCGACAGCGCCTGCGTGAGCCGCTCGCAGTCCCACTCCCCGTC is a genomic window of Longimicrobium sp. containing:
- a CDS encoding M56 family metallopeptidase translates to MIEWLAGAGEFALAVTLKASLLVVLGFLAAALLRDRSAAQRHLVWSVALAAAAAMPLLQLALPSIEVAVLPAPVSAPASVVVANPVAPAAVEVRSAPVSTTAPAAAPALPSPTVLLAGLWLLGVLALSVRLAAGVLRVWWIERRSSEVTDDAWVRLTDTLSRRLKLGRIVTLLRAEPAAVPMTWGVFRPVVVLPGESAEWDEERRTVVLAHELAHVRRWDALTQWVAHVAVVVHWYNPLVWMASRRLHDERERACDDAVLAIGARPSAYADHLLTLVQSLGRSEGPVAALAMARRSQFEGRLLAILDRAIPRRGVSRTALASSVVLALAAAAPLSALRATQRTAPASQNHARMPSATLPVASTAAPGAGRAQTSARTVKGMPGAPSTTALPPAATVAGRDTGDVSEMLAAVGLIGSSEERTRVLIDLLTYRRLSPGESVTFLERAGEMESANSVHRVLVAALDHLPIGERRVRDAFFRALEGMGSNAEKRDVLIAALQRYGDDVALASAVFRATHTMSSDANRREVLVAGVQARRVDARTRGDFMAALAAIQSDYERSMVVTALGGMPGPTTTTAAGGAVWNSTTTHRHIEDEVERYRTVLAARKVRLSPARDEIAAIAAGGSFTLHETRADGGSSRSLKVTPSASGALQYEYRVDGAARPFDASARTWMRELIRSSAN
- a CDS encoding energy transducer TonB — encoded protein: MDTPGQSAPQDDAGVYDISSVEVKPSLSNGSDVARALERNYPPLLRDAGVGGTVMLSFRVNEDGRVDPTTIEVVSSDNEQFSEAAKKVVERMRFSPSKVNDRPVKVLVQIPITFQPQS
- a CDS encoding DUF5916 domain-containing protein, with the translated sequence MRSLSWWYTMAAALAVLALPAAAQDAAPARKQARAERIAGRAPVIDGRLDDEAWSAATPITDFTQKLPTEGAAPTAATEVRILFDAAYVYVGARMQAVPEGIRAPLTRRDVPLLAEHIRVSFDTYLDRRTAYSFGVTAAGARIDGYHGGDSESMDFKYEPVWEVRTARDSAGWTAELRIPLSQLRFIARPEQTWGLNITRWIPSREESLYWVVIPASQSGYASRFGELTGLSGVRPVRRIEAMPYVSTGATLRSGVDPADPFTDAREGAVRAGADLKVGLGSNLTLDATVNPDFGQVEADPAEVNLGVFETFFGEKRPFFTEGSQLLSGGGNSYFYSRRIGAAPRGAASGDFVRRPDDSTILGAAKLTGRLPSGLSVGLLGAVTDRERARVYHADEDSVALVDVEPRTAYAVGSVQQQIGKSGSTIGATLTAVARDLEGGSPLAARLPAGAWSGGVDWDLRFGKGAYQVSGFAGGSHVRGDSLAVLRLQRSSARYFQRPDAGHLEVDPSRTSMAGYTGGLTVARISGEHWLWSTGASVESPGLELNDAGQLATADDISAYAQLQYRQTKPRGAFRSYDVFLTSDAEWNLDGVRMGGAVALDAVGTWRNRWRSDFSAFYQPRAQSVSASRGGPLVGTRAQWAVINRLASSSAARFRWNGRVYYGENEDGRATYRLSGGVAFRPGPRWQLSIDPNYLRTTPVRQYVATLNDGPEATFGKRYVFASVGRSEFFAQIRLNYLFTPDLSLEFYAEPFASSGRYHTFGELPSAGSHELALYGSDTTRVRREGNSTRVFGAPRDAVVEDFNVRSFRSNAVLRWEWRRGSSLFVVWQQDRAGERDEIAPVGVRSLAEALDAPGDHRLAIKMTYWIPVR